GGTCGCGGGCGAGGCGAAGGTCGCGCCCATGGGCGTCTACAACCACCTCGACGGCAAGGCGGGCCTGCTGCTCGCCGTACTGCAGCGCGGTTTCGACGCGCTGCGCGACGCGGTGACGCCGCCGCGCTCGGTGCCGGCGACGCAGGCGTTGCTCGAGTCCGGCCGGGGTTATCGCCGCTTCGCCCTCGCCGGGCCGACGACCTACGCGCTGATGTTCAGCACCGCCCGGCCCGAGTCGCTCGACCTCGACGCGCTGCTGCCGCACGCGGCGCCCGCATTCCAGGCGCTCGTCGACGTCGTCGTCGAGTCACAGCGCGTCGGGGTGGTGCGGCCGGGCGACCCGGGCGGGCTCGCCCTGCAGATCTGGTCGGCCGTGCACGGCGGCATCGGCCTCGAGCTCACCGGCAACGTCGGCGACGCCATGCAGGCCGATCGGGCGTACGAGCAGCTGCTCGCCATGATCCAGCGCGGGGTCGCGCCGGATGCGGGGTGAGCGGGATCAGTCCTCGGTCTCGCCCATGACGAGCCCCTCGATGTCGTGCTTCTGCACGATGGGCTGCAGCTCGTCGACGATCGGGCAGGCGAGGTGCCGCCGGACGTGCTCGGGCAGCGCCGCGTAGTAGTCCCGGGTCACGGCGAGGTCGTGGTGGGCGGCGTTGTCGGCCTC
This portion of the Jatrophihabitans endophyticus genome encodes:
- a CDS encoding TetR/AcrR family transcriptional regulator, with amino-acid sequence MTSRRTPSGDVRRALVDAAVTVLERDGVAGLTVRAVAGEAKVAPMGVYNHLDGKAGLLLAVLQRGFDALRDAVTPPRSVPATQALLESGRGYRRFALAGPTTYALMFSTARPESLDLDALLPHAAPAFQALVDVVVESQRVGVVRPGDPGGLALQIWSAVHGGIGLELTGNVGDAMQADRAYEQLLAMIQRGVAPDAG